In one window of Cydia pomonella isolate Wapato2018A chromosome 16, ilCydPomo1, whole genome shotgun sequence DNA:
- the LOC133526284 gene encoding uncharacterized protein LOC133526284, translated as MDLHFILISCLSVCGLCSALFLFKDKGKPLIFCFKICPLYCSKHATKRYDHDESFLTYLHDNPYATGEVFAKYDFAHWNSEMKSTKASSTSTTTKKPKYLDYNPYFIDDGSGDFDHFPHHYYAHWNKKMEKSTTTEAPKTTIEPPIYLDHNPYFVDVPEIYDFHPAPHFWKPKPTTTTTTTTTTEKTPIYLDHNPYLIWPDYDYYPSHYGWKPKPTTTAAPTTTEEPTFICQVCKEKCGDKFS; from the exons ATGgatttacatttcattttaatatcgTGCTTGAGTGTTTGTGGATTGTGCTcggcattatttttatttaaag ACAAAGGGAAGCCACttatattttgcttcaaaataTGTCCTCTGTACTGTTCGAAACATGCTACCAAGAGATACGATCATG ATGAATCTTTTCTAACTTATCTACACGACAACCCGTATGCGACCGGAGAAGTGTTCGCGAAATACGATTTCGCACATTGGAATTCAGAAATGAAATCGACCAAAGCATCCAGTACAAGTACAACCACAAAAAAGCCCAAATATCTGGATTACAACCCATATTTTATTGACGATGGTTCAGGTGATTTTGACCACTTCCCACATCATTATTACGCAcactggaataaaaaaatggagaAATCGACTACCACGGAAGCGCCTAAAACGACAATTGAACCACCCATCTACCTAGATCACAATCCATATTTCGTCGACGTGCCTGAGATTTACGACTTTCACCCCGCACCCCACTTTTGGAAACCGAAACCAACAACAACTACTACAACTACAACAACAACAGAAAAAACACCGATTTATTTAGACCACAATCCATACCTTATCTGGCCCGATTATGATTATTATCCAAGTCATTATGGGTGGAAGCCGAAACCCACTACCACTGCAGCTCCTACTACAACCGAAGAGCCTACTTTCATTTGTCAGGTGTGCAAAGAAAAATGTGGAGATaaattttcttaa